One part of the Nitrospinaceae bacterium genome encodes these proteins:
- a CDS encoding SDR family oxidoreductase has protein sequence MSLEGKVALVTGGNRSIGKSISLELAKRGAAVAVQFHANADPAKEVVEEIKSCGGKAAAFQVDVSQRDEVEAMVEACQAELGSVDILVNNARQLVKGREFMELNWEEHYVPHIEVMLKGTFNCCQVALPAMIKKGSGRIINILSTVIAERNPRTNSYGSIKSGLLYFSQNLATEMGQHGITVNMVSPGLTVTERPILHSGDYQKDYIEQIPAGRMGTTQDVAEAVAFFAGDEASFISGVNMAVSGGKAFF, from the coding sequence GTGAGTCTTGAGGGTAAAGTTGCACTAGTAACGGGCGGAAATCGTAGTATTGGAAAATCGATTTCTCTTGAACTTGCCAAGAGGGGTGCGGCGGTGGCCGTTCAATTTCACGCAAATGCAGATCCAGCGAAAGAGGTTGTCGAGGAGATTAAATCCTGTGGTGGCAAGGCGGCTGCATTCCAAGTCGACGTTAGTCAACGTGATGAAGTTGAGGCGATGGTCGAGGCTTGCCAGGCTGAGCTGGGGTCGGTGGATATCCTTGTGAACAACGCGCGGCAGCTCGTCAAGGGTAGGGAGTTTATGGAACTCAACTGGGAGGAGCACTACGTTCCCCACATTGAGGTCATGCTGAAGGGTACTTTTAACTGCTGTCAGGTTGCTTTGCCCGCGATGATCAAAAAGGGCTCGGGTAGAATCATTAATATCCTGAGCACTGTCATTGCGGAACGAAATCCAAGAACCAACTCCTACGGTTCCATCAAATCTGGTCTTCTTTATTTTTCTCAAAATCTGGCCACGGAAATGGGGCAGCACGGGATCACGGTCAACATGGTATCCCCTGGCCTGACCGTAACGGAGCGCCCCATTCTTCATTCGGGTGATTACCAAAAAGACTATATTGAGCAAATACCTGCGGGCCGAATGGGGACAACACAGGATGTCGCAGAGGCCGTGGCGTTTTTTGCCGGAGATGAGGCCTCCTTCATCAGCGGAGTCAATATGGC
- a CDS encoding NAD(P)-dependent oxidoreductase, with the protein MTTKLKNKTIGFIGLGLMGQAFSKNLIQDGYAMVGTDISLAARRKFKKIGGIPLNTPRAVAEEADIVFISVPNSKISLKTTQGKDGYLAFSPGLAPEVVIDTTTSDPNDSRKHALLCKKKKVTYLDGSVSGNSGFVAQREGLFLVGGSKRAYNKVAPLLGQMLSDYIYCGKSGSGAELKVTVNYLTTMGRCVISEILRVGLGCGFSKNFLLDALGRSRVGGWAQFQTQAPLMVHEKFSKPMSTLDVQMKDIQLGVNLANQVGAISPVGDACIPLYKEGIDAGYGELDGISVYKTYVDRENKKTKRRSKKTSR; encoded by the coding sequence ATGACCACTAAACTGAAAAACAAGACTATCGGCTTTATCGGACTCGGATTAATGGGCCAGGCTTTTTCAAAAAATCTAATTCAAGACGGATATGCCATGGTCGGCACGGATATCTCGCTGGCGGCCCGCCGGAAATTCAAAAAAATTGGGGGGATTCCGCTCAACACTCCCCGGGCGGTTGCCGAGGAGGCCGATATCGTTTTCATTTCGGTGCCCAACTCAAAAATTTCACTAAAAACAACGCAAGGCAAAGACGGGTATCTAGCCTTTTCCCCAGGCCTCGCTCCCGAAGTGGTCATCGACACAACAACATCAGACCCTAACGATTCGAGAAAACACGCGCTGCTGTGCAAGAAGAAAAAGGTTACCTACCTGGACGGCTCTGTAAGCGGCAACAGCGGATTTGTCGCCCAGCGTGAAGGTCTCTTCTTGGTGGGCGGCAGCAAGAGAGCCTACAACAAGGTGGCTCCCCTGCTGGGCCAAATGCTCTCCGATTATATTTATTGCGGCAAATCAGGCTCGGGGGCCGAGCTCAAAGTGACAGTCAACTATCTGACAACGATGGGTCGCTGCGTGATATCCGAAATTTTAAGAGTGGGCCTTGGTTGCGGGTTTTCGAAAAACTTCCTGCTCGATGCTTTGGGGCGGAGCCGTGTGGGGGGCTGGGCCCAGTTTCAAACCCAAGCGCCTTTGATGGTTCACGAAAAATTCTCCAAACCCATGAGCACCCTCGATGTTCAGATGAAGGACATCCAACTTGGCGTAAATCTCGCGAACCAAGTAGGTGCGATATCCCCCGTGGGAGACGCCTGCATCCCACTATACAAAGAAGGAATCGATGCGGGCTACGGCGAGCTCGACGGCATCTCTGTTTACAAAACATACGTTGACCGTGAAAACAAAAAAACAAAGAGAAGGAGCAAAAAAACTAGTCGGTGA
- a CDS encoding GntR family transcriptional regulator, protein MNEIQLEHPIKDHSIPFYYQIMKMLRRRIEQGELAPGDKLPKEMDLAKSFGVSRVTLRQALSILESDGLLDRERGHGTFISKTLPKHQKTKLTGIIGQDVPGDGERLLLSIDEMMPPPDIEAFFSPLNQSRITRIRRIRMEEGSPYFYTMNFLPSHLAEKVTQDDIVNRTMFDIIKHRLHLTVGKVNQTFEARAADNEVAGQLNIGLLDPVLYVETFVYDTDGEPVEFSQIYYRGNQHKYSIELLSNEEY, encoded by the coding sequence ATGAACGAAATTCAACTCGAACATCCTATTAAAGACCATTCCATACCCTTCTACTATCAGATCATGAAAATGCTGCGCCGAAGAATCGAGCAAGGAGAGCTTGCGCCAGGCGACAAGCTCCCCAAGGAAATGGACCTGGCCAAATCTTTTGGCGTCAGCCGCGTAACCCTTCGGCAGGCTTTATCTATTCTTGAATCGGATGGGCTACTAGACCGCGAACGTGGTCACGGAACTTTTATTTCGAAAACGCTGCCGAAACATCAAAAGACCAAATTAACTGGAATCATCGGGCAAGACGTCCCTGGAGATGGAGAGCGCCTTCTGCTCTCCATCGATGAGATGATGCCCCCTCCCGACATCGAGGCGTTCTTCAGCCCCTTGAATCAAAGCCGCATCACGCGAATACGGCGTATCCGAATGGAAGAGGGCTCTCCCTATTTCTACACGATGAATTTTCTTCCTTCGCACCTTGCCGAAAAAGTAACCCAGGACGACATCGTTAACCGAACCATGTTCGACATCATCAAACACCGACTTCACCTCACAGTCGGAAAGGTCAACCAGACATTTGAGGCCAGAGCGGCGGACAACGAGGTTGCCGGGCAACTCAACATCGGCCTTCTGGACCCCGTCTTGTATGTGGAAACTTTCGTTTACGATACAGATGGTGAGCCCGTCGAATTTTCCCAAATCTACTATCGGGGAAATCAACACAAATACAGTATCGAACTCCTTAGCAATGAAGAATATTAG